In the genome of Lysobacter sp. BMK333-48F3, the window GTCGCGGATCTTTTGGTCCAGCCACCCCACCAGGTCAGCATCTGTGCGGTCCTTGGCGAAACCCGGGAGATAGGTGTTCACGTCGTCGTCGATTTTGGTGTAGGTGACCTTTTCATCCACCAAATCGACCTCGAAGGTCTGGCTATCGGCGTTGAACTTGAGGCTGGTCAAGTCCGGCGGGTAAGCCAGCAGATCCCAGGTGAACTCAGGCGGCACCGCGCCGCTTTCAATGAACTCCAGCTCGCCCTGATCCATGACGCAGAGGCGAGGGACGCTGAAGACGGCCCCGTTCTGGCTGGGAGCTTTGACGGCTTTAGACGCGATCTGGTGGCGCTCGATGGTGGCCGCGGCGTCCTCGCGCTCCTTTGCCGGAATCACCTTGGTGATGGCCTCGACCGTCGAATCATCCACTTCTCCGGTGATTTCGACCATGCCGCCCTTTCCGTCCTCATTGGGCACGAACACCACGTTCTCTTGGTCGCGTGCAGGTACATCAGTTAGATCAGGCTGCTTGCTGACCGAGACGGTGGTCTTGGGCGGTGTGGGGACATGATTCGCTCCGCCTTGCAGCCCCAAGCCAGGCCCCGGCATCGGTTCACGCTGGACTGCTCCCACGGCTTCCAACGGATTGAAGCCGATGTCGATGAGCGACTTGGTCAGCTCAGCAGCGGCCAGATTGAAGTGGGTGGTGGTGACGTGGGCGTAGGCCTTGTTCATGGCCTCCTGCTTGCGGCGCGTGGCGTAAGGCATCCGCAGAACGCGACCCAGCAGCTGCTGGATGTCCTTGTCGCTCTTGACCTGGGCCACCGAGCAGAACACGTAGGCAAAGGAACAATCCCAGCCCTCCTTGAGGGCCTGCTTGGTGATGATTATCTCGATGGGACAGTCCTTGGCGAACAGGTCGACCCCGTCGATCTCGCGTTGATTTCCGGTGGCGATGGCGATGGCTGTCTCGGGCACCTTCTCGTTGTCGATGAGGTGGCGCTTGACCTCTTCCACCGTGGCCGTTCCCTTGGCGTTCTCGGCCTGGATCAGCAGGATGGGGCGGATATAGTCCGGTTCATTGAGCGCGGTCTTTCCCAGCTCGTTGCGACGGGCCACGGCGCTCCCGACCGCCACTTCCCACTGCCCAACGTGTTCCGTGAGCACGACGGGGAACTTGATCATGTTGGCCACCTTCAGTTCAAAGGCGCTGACACTGACCAGGACATTGCTCTTGCTGGCTTCGGGCGTAGCTGTCAGTTCAACCACTACCTTCGCGCCCAGGCGCTTATAGACCTCGTAGGACAACGGCGTGTTGGCGTTGTGAGCCTCGTCAGTAATGACCAAGGGCCCGTGAAGTTTGAGTAGATTGGCGAACGAAGCGATGGCCTTCCCAGCCTCATTCTGTTCCAGATAAGCCAGATCAGAGATACTGCCTGCGAAATGAGGCTCAAGGTCCTCGTGATACTCGTAGACCTTGCGCCCCTCTTGGTTCTCGACGCGAAGAGATGCCATCGTGGAAACGACTACACATACCTTCGTGCCCAAGTCAGCGGGGCGAATTTGAGCGAAGTCTTCCATATCGAACATGGCGACCTTGCCACCAAAGGCCTCATCCAGCTCCTGGCGATAGGGGTGGCGAGGATCCTTGAATGCTTCCAGGGTCTGGGTCTTGATCTGGGTGGTAGGCACCATCCACATGACCACCGGATACGTGCGCTCCAGGTAGGCGTCGCCCGCCGCCTGGATGATATGCGCACCCATCACGGTTTTTCCGCCACCCGTCGGGATACGTAGGCATACGTAGGGCGTGGCGACCATGCCTGGCATGGGCTTGTATTCCGTGACCAGCCCCGGATCAACGTTCTTCTCGAACGCGTGGGCTGGACCGGTCAAGCGCGCATCTTCGAGGAACTGGGCTAGGCTGGCCAGGGCCCGCTGTTGATAAACCTTCAGGGAGAGCGCCATCGTCAACGGGCCTTGATATCGTAAGGGGTCTGCTTGAAGGTGATTTGGAGCTCTTCCAACCGCTCCTTCGGTAAGTCGCAGGACTCACCGAAAATCACCTTGGGCCCGTCAAATGGCTCCAGGCCTTTCAACACCCGCTTGGTTAGCACGTTGCCTCCGGTCTTGCTCTCGTCGCCCAGGATTCCGTTGAACAGTAGGTAGTAACCTACGCCGTGATGCTCGCCCAGAAACGGCTTCTTCGCAGCACGGGAGGAGCGCGCATTGCCGGTTTCTGCGAACCACACGTGCGCGGCCAGGTGTTCGAAGCGGATGCCGTCTCGAATGTGGCCACTCTCATCGAACACGGGCACGCCTAACTTGTAGAAGCGAAAGCCTCCACCGCCGTTCCACTCCAGCGCTTGTGAAACTCCTCCCTCCTCGCCATCCACCACCTGGGACAAGCGCGGTTGGCAATGGGTGCGCGCGTGCTCACCTTCCTCAATTCCGATCCAGCGACGCCCCATCTTGTGAGCCACAGCCGCAGTGGTCCCCGAACCGAGAAAACTATCCAGAACCCAGTCACCCGGATTGGTAGCAATCTCGATGATTCGCTTAAGTAAGCGTTCGGGCTTAGGCGTTGAGAACGCATCCGCCTTACCCATCAGTTGATGCTGCTCCTTTGCCGCCTCGTCCGTGTGCCCAACTTCTTCGGATGGCCACCATGTCCATGGAACAAGCCCCTCAGTTTCATCGAGATAGCGGATGATATTTGGCTGGGAATTGTTGTCTCTACCAAAGTAAATTCGGCCAGCTTCCTTGAGCTTCAAATACTCAGACTCGATGGTGCTCCAGCATCGACCTTCTGGTGGACGGTGAATTGCACCGCCAGGAGCAGTGATGGGATACATCTGGTTGGCCCGATAACCCTGAGCGGTCATCGGGATAGGCCTCCATCGCCGCTTAGTTACGGGATCAATGTTGCGGTAGACTTTGGCCTGCTCCTCAGTAAACGGCACGCGGTTCCTGATTTTCTTGAAGAGGTCAGGATTCTCGGCATAGACGAGGATGTAGTCATGTACGTCACCGATGGCTTCTCGGTTTTCTCGGGAGTAGCGTTTCTGCCAGACACATGTGGCAATGAAGCGTTCACGGCCAAAAATCTCGTCCATGACAACCTTTAGATAGTGCGCCTCGTTGTCGTCGATGGTGATCCAGATGGACCCGTCCTGAGTCAGGAAGCGCCGGAGTAGCTCCAACCTGGGATAGATCATTGACAACCACTTGGAGTGTTCCAAGTTGTCGTCGTATTGCTCGAACGCGCTCTTGGTGTTGTAGGGCGGGTCGATGAAGATGCACTTCACCTGTCCCGCGTAATAAGGCAGCAGCGCCTTGAGAGCCTCAAGGTTGTCCCCCTCGATGAGCATGTTC includes:
- a CDS encoding DEAD/DEAH box helicase family protein, producing MALSLKVYQQRALASLAQFLEDARLTGPAHAFEKNVDPGLVTEYKPMPGMVATPYVCLRIPTGGGKTVMGAHIIQAAGDAYLERTYPVVMWMVPTTQIKTQTLEAFKDPRHPYRQELDEAFGGKVAMFDMEDFAQIRPADLGTKVCVVVSTMASLRVENQEGRKVYEYHEDLEPHFAGSISDLAYLEQNEAGKAIASFANLLKLHGPLVITDEAHNANTPLSYEVYKRLGAKVVVELTATPEASKSNVLVSVSAFELKVANMIKFPVVLTEHVGQWEVAVGSAVARRNELGKTALNEPDYIRPILLIQAENAKGTATVEEVKRHLIDNEKVPETAIAIATGNQREIDGVDLFAKDCPIEIIITKQALKEGWDCSFAYVFCSVAQVKSDKDIQQLLGRVLRMPYATRRKQEAMNKAYAHVTTTHFNLAAAELTKSLIDIGFNPLEAVGAVQREPMPGPGLGLQGGANHVPTPPKTTVSVSKQPDLTDVPARDQENVVFVPNEDGKGGMVEITGEVDDSTVEAITKVIPAKEREDAAATIERHQIASKAVKAPSQNGAVFSVPRLCVMDQGELEFIESGAVPPEFTWDLLAYPPDLTSLKFNADSQTFEVDLVDEKVTYTKIDDDVNTYLPGFAKDRTDADLVGWLDQKIRDPAVKQSVLREWVRRAISGLSQDRGFSLSQLLNGQFVLRRKLSEQLQLAKVEALKDGFQQALFGDAAEVVVSDEPDAMFTYPADMTLYPAHSYYQGGAYRFRKHYYPFVGDLQWKTAGGKVGEEFLCAQAIDQLDEVEFWVRNLVDRSQFWMPTAKQRTYPDFVARLKDGRLLVVEYKGGDRYSSDTEKEKRMVGELWATKSKGKGIYLMAQLKDEKGNSVTEQLKAAIGA
- a CDS encoding site-specific DNA-methyltransferase translates to MPLLSWFNRDADLTRAALAPYRLLEPVAKLSHGEEDSPNMLIEGDNLEALKALLPYYAGQVKCIFIDPPYNTKSAFEQYDDNLEHSKWLSMIYPRLELLRRFLTQDGSIWITIDDNEAHYLKVVMDEIFGRERFIATCVWQKRYSRENREAIGDVHDYILVYAENPDLFKKIRNRVPFTEEQAKVYRNIDPVTKRRWRPIPMTAQGYRANQMYPITAPGGAIHRPPEGRCWSTIESEYLKLKEAGRIYFGRDNNSQPNIIRYLDETEGLVPWTWWPSEEVGHTDEAAKEQHQLMGKADAFSTPKPERLLKRIIEIATNPGDWVLDSFLGSGTTAAVAHKMGRRWIGIEEGEHARTHCQPRLSQVVDGEEGGVSQALEWNGGGGFRFYKLGVPVFDESGHIRDGIRFEHLAAHVWFAETGNARSSRAAKKPFLGEHHGVGYYLLFNGILGDESKTGGNVLTKRVLKGLEPFDGPKVIFGESCDLPKERLEELQITFKQTPYDIKAR